Proteins co-encoded in one Pelodiscus sinensis isolate JC-2024 chromosome 7, ASM4963464v1, whole genome shotgun sequence genomic window:
- the LANCL1 gene encoding glutathione S-transferase LANCL1 yields the protein MAQRAFPNPYADYDKSLATAYFDSSGRLTPEFTQRLNNKIRELVQQMERGLKSADPRDCTGYTGWAGIALLYLHLYDVYGEPSYLQVAEAYAKKSLSCLTRRSITFLCGDAGPLAVAAVVYHKVQDKTQSESCITRLLQLHKLDPQASDEMLYGRMGYLYALLFVNKHFGEEKIPQNYIQEVCDAVVASGESLAKRRNFANKSPLMYEWYQEYYVGAAHGLAGIYYYLMQPGLGVSQVKLHNTVKPSVDYVCQMKYPSGNYPPCIDDTRDLLVHWCHGAPGVVYMLTQAYKVFAEQRYLSDALQCTDVIWQWGLLKKGYGLCHGTAGNAYAFLLLYNLTQDTKYLYRACKFAEWCLSYGQHGCRTPDTPFSLFEGMAGTIYFLADLLVPTKAKFPAFEL from the exons CTGACGCCTGAGTTCACGCAGCGCCTGAACAATAAGATCAGGGAGCTGGTTCAGCAGATGGAGAGAGGCTTGAAatctgctgaccccagggacTGCACTGGCTACACTGGCTGGGCAG GCATTGCTTTGCTTTACTTGCACCTATATGATGTGTATGGAGAGCCTTCCTACCTCCAGGTGGCAGAGGCCTATGCGAAGAAGAGCTTGAGTTGTCTGACAAGGCGCTCCATCACCTTCTTGTGTGGGGATGCTGGGCCGTTGGCAGTGGCTGCCGTAGTGTACCACAAAGTACAGGACAAGACACAGTCGGAATCCTGCATCACTCG CTTGCTTCAGCTGCATAAACTTGACCCACAGGCGTCGGATGAAATGCTCTATGGGCGCATGGGATACCTCTATGCGCTGCTCTTTGTGAACAAGCATTTCGGAGAGGAAAAAATCCCTCAAAACTATATTCAAGAG GTCTGTGATGCGGTCGTGGCGTCCGGGGAAAGCCTGGCCAAAAGGAGGAACTTCGCAAACAAGAGCCCGTTGATGTATGAGTGGTACCAGGAGTATTACGTAGGGGCGGCACATGGGTTGGCAGGAATTTATTACTATCTTATGCAG CCCGGCCTCGGCGTGAGCCAAGTGAAGCTGCATAACACAGTCAAACCCAGCGTGGATTATGTCTGCCAGATGAAGTACCCATCAGGCAACTACCCCCCTTGTATCGACGACACCAGAGACCTGCTTGTCCATTGGTGTCACGGGGCACCTGGTGTGGTCTACATGCTCACACAGGCCTATAAG GTGTTTGCTGAGCAGCGGTACCTGAGCGATGCCCTGCAGTGCACAGACGTGATCTGGCAGTGGGGCTTGCTGAAGAAAGGTTATGGGCTGTGCCACGGGACAGCAGGCAACGCGTATGCCTTCCTGCTGCTGTACaacctcactcaggacaccaaaTACTTGTACAGGGCCTGCAAG TTTGCAGAGTGGTGTTTGAGTTATGGGCAGCACGGGTGCCGGACTCCAGACACTCCCTTCTCTCTCTTTGAAG gaaTGGCTGGAACAATATATTTTCTTGCTGATCTCTTGGTACCCACAAAGGCCAAGTTCCCAGCGTTTGAGCTATAA